A single Glycine soja cultivar W05 chromosome 14, ASM419377v2, whole genome shotgun sequence DNA region contains:
- the LOC114384352 gene encoding protein disulfide-isomerase-like produces the protein MAHHNNNRVSIWFLFVSSLLSLFSQISSAEKEFVLTLDRSNFSDIVTKHNFVVVEFYAPWCGHCMKLAPEYEKAASILSSNDPPVILAKVDANEEKNRELARQFQVQGFPTIKILRNGGKVVQDYKGSREADDIVDYLKKQSGPATAEIKSADDASALIGKNKVVIVGVFPKFSGEEYENFNALAEKLRSEYDFGHTLDAKYLPRGESSVTGPVVRLFKPFDELFVDSHDFHMEALEKFVAESSVPVVTVFNNDPSNHPFVVKFFDNPNVKAMMFVNFTADNADSLKLKFRESAEQYRQQGVSFLVGDLEASQGAFQYFGLKENQVPLMIIQHNDGKKFLKTNVEPDHIATWLKAYKDGSVEPFKKSEPIPEVNNEPVKVVVADNLQDIVFNSGKNVLLEIYAPWCGHCKKLAPILEEVAVSYQSNPDVIIAKLDATANDIPRETFEVQGYPTVYFRSASGKISQYDGSRTKEDIIDFIEKNRDKADQQESVKDEL, from the exons ATGGCGCATCATAACAATAATAGGGTTTCGATTTGGTTCCTCTTCGTCTCatcacttctttctctcttctctcagaTCTCCTCCGCAGAGAAGGAGTTCGTTCTCACTTTAGATCGCTCCAACTTCTCTGACATTGTTACCAAACACAACTTCGTCGTGGTCGAGTTCTACGCGCCTTG GTGTGGCCACTGTATGAAGCTTGCTCCAGAG TATGAGAAAGCTGCTTCTATCTTGAGTAGCAATGATCCTCCGGTTATTTTGGCTAAAGTTGATGCCAATGAGGAAAAGAATAGAGAACTTGCAAGACAATTTCAGGTTCAGGGATTTCCAACGATTAAGATTCTAAGAAACGGGGGCAAGGTTGTTCAAGATTACAAAGGTTCCCGTGAAGCAGATGATATTGTTGACTATTTGAAGAAGCAAAGTGGTCCCGCAACAGCTGAAATTAAATCTGCAGATGATGCTAGTGCTTTGATTGGCAAAAATAAAGTTGTTATT GTTGGGGTCTTCCCAAAATTTTCTGGGGAGGAGTATGAGAACTTCAATGCATTGGCAGAGAAATTGCGTTCTGAATATGATTTCGGTCACACCTTGGATGCCAAATACCTTCCACGTGGAGAATCATCGGTGACTGGGCCTGTAGTTAGATTATTCAAGCCATTTGATGAACTTTTTGTTGACTCCCAT GATTTCCATATGGAAGCCTTAGAGAAATTTGTTGCAGAATCTAGTGTCCCTGTTGTGACTGTTTTTAACAATGACCCAAGCAATCACCCTTTTGTTGTCAAATTCTTTGACAATCCAAACGTAAAG gCAATGATGTTCGTCAACTTCACTGCTGACAATGCTGATTCTCTCAAATTAAAATTCCGTGAATCTGCCGAGCAGTATAGACAACAGGGCGTAAGCTTTCTAGTGGGAGACCTTGAGGCTAGTCAAGGTGCATTCCAG TATTTTGGCCTTAAGGAAAACCAAGTGCCTCTAATGATCATTCAACATAATGATGGgaaaaagtttttgaaaactAATGTGGAACCAGATCACATTGCAACTTGGTTGAAGGCATACAAG GATGGAAGTGTTGAACCATTCAAGAAGTCTGAACCTATTCCTGAAGTTAACAATGAACCTGTTAAAGTGGTAGTTGCAGACAATCTTCAGGACATTGTTTTCAACTCAGGGAAAAATG TTTTGCTAGAGATTTATGCTCCTTGGTGTGGTCACTGCAAAAAGTTGGCTCCGATATTGGAGGAAGTTGCTGTttcatatcaaagtaatcctGATGTTATTATTGCAAAACTG GATGCAACTGCCAACGATATACCACGCGAGACTTTTGAGGTACAAGGTTATCCAACTGTGTACTTCAGATCAGCAAGTGGAAAGATATCACAGTATGATGGAAGTAGGACAAAGGAAGACATCATAGATTTCATTGAAAAGAACCGGGATAAAGCGGATCAGCAAGAATCAGTCAAAGATGAGCTTTGA